The Aminivibrio pyruvatiphilus sequence TCGGCAACCTGGACATCCTTGACCAGGGCGCAGGGCCTTTCCACCGATTCCACCTCGCACCCGGTGAGGGTAAGCCGTTCGGCCACTTCTTCCAGGGTGGCGGGAATGGAGAGCGTTTCATTGAGCATGTTCCAGGAAATCAGCATGAGAGGGTCCTCCCCGAGAGAAGATAGGGCACGTTGCCTTCAAAGAGGACGCGCAGGTCGGTGAGCCTGTATTTCAGCATGGCGATGCGGTCGAGGCCGATGCCCCACGCAAAGCCGTTGTAGACGTCAGGGTCGATTCCCCCGTACCGGAGCACGTTGGGGTGCACCATGCCGAGCCCCGCCACTTCAAGCCACCCCGTCCCCTTGCAGATCCGGCAGGAGGGGTTCTTGCCCGAGCATTCCACGCACTCGATGTCCAGCTCCAGGGAGGGTTCTGTGAAGGGGAAATAGCTCGCCCTGTACCGGGCCTTCAGGGGACGGGCAAAGATGGCGGCCATAAGCGCTTCCAGGCATCCTTTCATGTCGGCCACGGAGATGTCCTTCTCCACCAGGAGGCCTTCGAGCTGGTTGAACATGGGGGAATGGGTAGGATCACTGTCCCTGCGGTACACTTTACCGGGACAGACAATCCGTATGGGGGCTCCGTATTTCAGCATGGATCGGACCTGCACGGGTGAGGTGTGGGTCCTGAGCAGCTTCCCGTCGGGGAAATAGAAGGTGTCCTGCATATCCCTTGCAGGATGGGAAGCCGGAATGTTGAGGGCTTCAAAGTTATGGAAGTCATCTTCTATCTCAGGGCCGAGGGCCACGGAAAATCCCAGCCCCGCGAGGATTTCCACCACATCCTGGGTGAGCTGGGCCACGGGATGGATGCCGCCCCATTCCCTGCCCCGGGCAGGGAGTGTGACGTCGATGCGGTTCCGCCGCTCTTCTTCAGCCGACTCGGCCTCTTCGATGGCCTTTTTTCCTTCGGCAAGGCGGGCTTCCATGAGGTCCCGGAGGGAGTTTACCGCCTCTCCGGCGGCAGGACGCTCCTCGGGGGGGAGCGATCCGAGCTTTTTAAGGAAGGAGGTCAGGATTCCCTTTTTTCCGAGAAAGGCCACCTTCACCTGCTGCAGCTCTTCGGACGTGGCCGCCCGGGAAAGCTGTCCGGCGAAGTCTTGCTCTATTGTATGCAGTTCGCTGGGGATTGATGTCACTTGCCGTTTTCCTCCTTGTCCTTTTTCTCTATCATTTTTGCGATATCCTCGTCCGTTCCGGCGACAAGAAGCCTGTCCCCTTCCTGGATGACGCTGTCCGGCCGGGGCAGGAAGCGGCTTCCCTTCCGGTCGAAAAGGAGGACGATGCCATTATACGTCTTCCGAAATTCGAGTTCCATCAGCGATTTCCCCACCATCCCGGGCGATGCTTCAATCTCGCCGACGAGAACTCCTCCGCCCGGGATGGCGGAAAAGGCTGAAAGCCACGGGTTGACCAGTGTTTCCGCTATATTTTTGCCTGCGTCCCTTTCCGGGAAGATCACCTTGTGGGCTCCC is a genomic window containing:
- the pheS gene encoding phenylalanine--tRNA ligase subunit alpha, translated to MTSIPSELHTIEQDFAGQLSRAATSEELQQVKVAFLGKKGILTSFLKKLGSLPPEERPAAGEAVNSLRDLMEARLAEGKKAIEEAESAEEERRNRIDVTLPARGREWGGIHPVAQLTQDVVEILAGLGFSVALGPEIEDDFHNFEALNIPASHPARDMQDTFYFPDGKLLRTHTSPVQVRSMLKYGAPIRIVCPGKVYRRDSDPTHSPMFNQLEGLLVEKDISVADMKGCLEALMAAIFARPLKARYRASYFPFTEPSLELDIECVECSGKNPSCRICKGTGWLEVAGLGMVHPNVLRYGGIDPDVYNGFAWGIGLDRIAMLKYRLTDLRVLFEGNVPYLLSGRTLSC
- a CDS encoding potassium channel family protein; translation: MDSKQTILVVGLGRFGVSVCEKLAQLGQHVIAVDIDKQRVEEVAEVVEYCAQLDATDEDLLLKVGAKEADIAVVAIGNSVEASILATAILKGLNIPKVIARAQTAIHGRILSRVGAHKVIFPERDAGKNIAETLVNPWLSAFSAIPGGGVLVGEIEASPGMVGKSLMELEFRKTYNGIVLLFDRKGSRFLPRPDSVIQEGDRLLVAGTDEDIAKMIEKKDKEENGK